In the Anaerostipes caccae L1-92 genome, TAGGTTTTTCCTCCCTGTCTTATCGTTGTAGTAATTGTTGCTCTTCCAGCTTTCAGTCCTTTTACATTTCCGTTTTTATCTACTGTTGCAATCTTTTTATTGCTTGTCTTATAGCTGACTTTTGCACCTTTGATTCGATTTCTTACACTCAGTCGGAACTTCTTTCCTGACAAGATCTCTTTTTTTGTGAGATTAATGCCCGGATGAACCTCTGTCGGTCTCTTTGCAGGTTCCGGGTTCTTTTTGTACTGAGCCGTTATGATGATATTTGCTGTGATCTTACTAAAAGTCTTATCCCATCCTGTAAACGTGTATCCAGCTCTTGTTGGAGTCTTTGGTGTTTTTGCCGCTTCTTCATACTTCACCGTCTGGGTTTCCAGTACTTTCCCGTCATAGTCTTTGAAGGTGACTTTATATTCATTCTTTTTGTACTGCGCTGTTACTTCTAATTCTCCTGTTACCTTGCTGAAATCCTTATCCCATCCTGTAAACGTGTATCCGGCTCTTGTTGGTGCTGTTGGTGCTTTCGCTCCTTCCTCATACTTTACTTTCTGAGTTTCCAGTACTTTTCCATCGTAATCTTTGAAGGTGACAGTGTACTCACTAAGCTTTTCTCCTGTTTGATCCGGTCTTGTTGCTTTTGTAATCCTAGTTGCATCGGTTTTTTCTAACCAAACCTTACATCCTTTAAAAGAATTTAGGGCTTTTCCATCTATTGTAACTTCTTTTGCTGAAACGGTAGTTTCATTTTCTGCTTTCTTTCTCCATACTCCCTGATCATTTTGCACGACCAGATATCGATCTTCTGCTGTCTTTTTCACCTCTGCCGTCTTATGATTTAAGATTTCCACAGATCCAAGATCCTCTCCTGCATCATAACGCAGGGTCATATCTTTTCCTTTCGTTTCCTGGCTCCCCTCAGATGTTGCTGCTGGTGCAGCAGATGCAAAGATAACCGATGTCAGATTAATCTGTAAGGCGGGCACAAGGCAGTACCTTCCAGTTACACCATTGTCATACGTAGTCACAGTACCAGCCGGTTGGGCCATCAGCGCTGAATAATCATAGGAAGAATTCGGGGAACGCAGCCAAAACCAACTACTTCCGTTCTGATACTGATCCAAGTCGATTTTTAACTCCGCATTAACATCCTTTTCTTCGTTTGTTCCGACACTAATCAGCTTACTTCCGCCTTCTCCATGTGCTAAATACATCTTATCCTTTGTCGTATAAACGCTTCCATTCTTTTGATCCTCTGTCTTGACCGCTGTTTCTCTCATTACCTTCTGTTCGTCTGCTGTAAAATAGGCTGGGTCGCTCGACATATTCTTTAAAACTTTTCTTATGTCACTTCCTCCATAGTGATTTGCACTTACCTGACTTGGAGCACTTCCATATTCACATCCCCAGGCTGCATCATACGGATGATCAGTTTCAGGATTGTGAAACGCCTGCTTTTTCTTCATTGGAGATGCCGCAAACAACACCAACCCATCTTCTGTAGCAGGATCCTTTCCGGCAATATACCAACTCTGGGCAGTTCCCTCTTCATTCTGTCCAAATGTTACTTTCCCAATCTTCTTGCGGGCTGCTCCGTCCATACTGTAGTCTGTCAGCAGCTGTTCCTTTGTCGCAAATCCCTCTATTTTTGTTTCTGCCGCTGAAACCTTCCGGCTCATTCCCGGGATGGCTGGCAGGCTTCCTATCAACATACACGCAGACATCAACCATGCCGCTGCTTTGACTGCTCCTTTTCTCCTCATATGATCTTTCCTTCCTTTCTCCTATGCTTTTCTTTTGATATCTGAATAATACTACTTTTGATCCCCTCCTCTAAATTTTTTCGTATTCTGCATATCTTTCGACGCAAACGACATACATATCATACTCAGCGCTTCTCATTTGGAAATATTATAGTATAAAATAATGCAAACAATCATAATCCCCAACAAGATCCATTTTAAAACATTGAGATACTCCGGAAATACAAAATAGATACGTGCAAAATAAGTCACTCTTTCTGCCATGACTGCTAATACACCTATAATAATAATTTTATTTTCTTTCATTCTTAGATTCCCCTGCTAAAAAAGAAGCCTGAATCATCAGACTCCCTTTTTCAATAACTTCAACATCTCTATTTTACAACTGCTCCAATCGTTTTTCCCCTGCCGAAAAGTTCCGCCAAGATCATGCCTCCCCGGTACAAATAATACATGACCGGAAGCAGGCATAAAAGCAGAATGGGACTTGAAATTATATGGTTTGTTGATTTTTTACGGTCGTCTGTCGTCCCGCTTCCCAGGCCGCACCGAAGGAGGACAGACGCCAGTTTAATCTTTTTTTCATTGCCAGGTCATCTCCATGAAAATCGTTTCCAGATCCGTGTCTTCTGGAAACTTTGATTCTAACTGATCCAAGGTTCCCTGGAATTGAATCTTACCCTTACAGATCATCACAACCTGATCACACAATTTCTCTGCAACCTCCAAAACATGAGTGGAGAACAACACTGATTTTCCACTGTCTGCGTGTTCTCTCATCATTTTCTTCAGTTCAAAGGAAGCCTGAGGATCCAGACCGGTCATGGGCTCATCAAGAATCCAGACCGACGGACTGTGGATCAGGGCGACCATGATCATCTTCTTCTGTCTCATTCCATGGGAGTAGCTGAGAATCTTATCACCTAAAACCTGTTCGATACCGAAGCGGTTTGCATATGTGGTGATGAACCGGGTCCTTTCCCTGACCGGAACCTCATAGATATCCCCCATAAAATTCAGGTACTCAATCCCTTTCAGACGCAGGAAATTATCTGGTGTGTCAGATACAAATCCAAACTGCTCTTTGGCTTTCACAGGCTGCTTCACAATATCCATACCGTTGATAAGGATCTTTCCCGCATCCGGTTTCAATACACTCGTGACCATTTTAAATGTTGTCGTCTTCCCTGCTCCGTTTGGTCCTATAAATCCTGTAATCGCCCCATCCGGTATGGTCCATACGGCGTCCTTTACAGCCACCTTGTCCTGACCAAATTTCTTTGTAATATGATCAATCGTAATCATCTATTTTTTCTCCAGTGTCTTTTTTGTAATGACAATATTTGCAATAGTTGCTATAACAGTCAATGCTAAAAAGCTCACAACAATCCATCCGCTGATCTTTTCCTTAAAGAAAAGCCGCATCATATAGAGAATCGCCCAGCCGAATCACCCAGAAACATCGTTGCAATCCCTGCCGGTCTTGCATATCTCTTTAGAGATTCCTCTGTATACTTGTCTGTCCCGATAAATAACAGATTATTTGTAACCACCATAAACACTCCTGAAAGTGCAATCAGCACTAAAATAATATAATCTACGTTTGGCATAATCATAATCCTCCTTATATTTGATTTCAGTATAAAACTAAATATCTCTGCTGGAAAGGACATCATAATACCTCTGCTAATTCCAGGTATTCATATAATCCTTATCCCTGAAATGAAACGTACCGCCAGCAAAAAACTGACGGTACACATATGAAGTATCCACAAGATATATCGGGATTATTTTATCACTCTGGCATTACTCCCATTTTTTATATCGCTCGCTTTTAGCAGGAATTTATATTTCTTTCCTGTCTTTGCTTTTTGCTTTGTGTATATAAGCGTTCCTCCATGATAAAAACTCTTAACTTTCTTATATTTTTTCTTTCCTACTTTCATCCAGATTTCATATTTTTCGTAACCTGAAACATTTTTGTAGGTTACCTGTACTGCTTTATTTAATTCTTTTTTCCTTGCTTTGATATATTTCTTGTATTTCTTTTTTCCTTTTTTTGTTTTGGTATATGGTCTGGCTTTAAAATAATATTTTTTTCCGGATTTAAGGATTACTTTTGTATTCAATCCTTTGCCTACAGCAGCAATCTTTTTGTATTTTCCTTTTTTCTTAGTACTATAGTAGATGACATAACCTTTCGCACCTTTTTTCTTCTTCCACCTGACTTTGATCAGACGCCCGGATTTTACAGCTTTTGTTAACGGCAGTTTTTTCTTTGGCCTTTTTACCCCCGGAACATGTGGAATCGGATCAGTCTTTTCCGGATTCTTTTTGTACACGGCAGTAACGGTTATATCCCGTGTGATCTTATCGAAACTTTTATCCCAGCCTGTAAATGTATATCCTGGCCTTACCGGTGCTTTTGGTTCCTTTGCCGCTTCCTCATATTTTACTTTTTGCTCATCTATCCGTCTCCCATCCCAATCCTGGAATTTTACTGTGTACTCTTCTTTTTTTGCCATTATGGAAATATCCCCTGATATGGTTGTTAAAGAATCGGGGATTTCCCAGTGACATCCTTTCGGCGCTTTGGGTATTTGAACAGTTTGAATAGATTCTCCACAATTTACGTCGACAGATTCGATCTCTATTCCATTTACATCTTTAAATTCTACCGTACAATATTGTATCACTGTTCTTCCGTCTGCTCCCCATCCTGCATATTTTTTCAAAGACTCATTCTTGTACGGTAAGAGCATTTTCTGAGAGCCGGATGCAACTTTAAACATATTGTCTGTTTTTTTAACGCTTGCCGGAATATGAAAGCCTTTGGGCAGTTTCGTAAGGCTGTCACAACCGCTGAACATTTCAGCAGCATCCTCTACCCCATCCGGGATTGTAAATGTATTCGGCAGTTTTTTCAGCAGATCATTTCCAATGAACAGGCCATTCACATTTTTAATCCCTTTTGGAAGCTGAAAGTCATCCGGAAGATTCTCCAGTGCACATCCGGCAAACATCCACTCTGCACTCGCAGCATCTCCAGGCAAATCCGGTACATACTTCAGCCCTATACAGTTCCAAAACATACCATCTAAGTATTTGACATGATCCGGAATCCGAAATCCATCCGGAAGATGTCTGAGCTTATAACAGCCCGTAAACATTAATTGCAGATCTTCTACCCCTTTTGGAAGTTGAAAATCTTTTGGAAGTTCCAGGTTTTCACAATTATAATACAGTGCCGATAATTTTTTTGCACTTGCTGGAATTTTATGTGTGATCTTAAGGTTAGTACAAAATCTGAACATGCCGTCTGCGTTCTCTAAATGGACAGGAAATTCCGGTGCGTTCTCTAATTTCTCACATCCATAGAATGTACATTCCATGTTTTTCACGCTGTCCGGTAATTCCGGCGATTCTTCAAGATTCTTGCATCCATAGAACCAATATGCCATGGATTCTGGTTCAACCCCACTGTTGATTTCAATCTTCTTAATATTTTCCTTATATGTATACCAGGGAGCAACCGGCCCTCCATCAAATTCTGACTTGAAACCACACGGTACGCCTTTACCTGATATCGTAAGCTTTCCGCTGGCAGCATCAAAATCCCATTTAACTCCGCTTGGTTTTCCAGATTGGTCTAACAGATCTCCTTGTACTGCTACATTATTTTTAAAAGTCTTTTCAAGCAGCTGAACTTCTGTCTTTTCTCCCGCCTGTACTCTGATTGCAACTGACAGATTGCCTGCCAGCAGCATAGCTGCTATAAGGCACACTGTAAATCGTTTCCAGAATTTTGTTGTTCTTAAATTCATTCTTTTCTCCCCACAAATACAACAGCTATGTAAAAGTATCGCCAACAAAAGAACCGACGGTACGCAAAAGATTCTAGACTATTCCCTAATCTGTATTGGGGTCACTTTATTACTCTGGCACTTTTTCCACTCTTTGTGACACTCGCTTTTAACAAAAAGCTATGTTTCTTTCCAGTCTTTGCTTTTTGTTTCACATAAACCAAAGTCCCTCCATGATAAAAACTCTTAACTTTCTTATATTTTTTCTTTCCTATTTTCATCCAGATTTCATATTTTCCGTAACCGGAAACATTTTTGTAGGTTACCTGTACTACTTTATTTAACTCTTTTTTCTTTGCTTTGATGTATTTTTTATATTTGATTTTTCCATTTTTCATTTTCGTATATGGTCTGGCTTTAAAATAATATTTTTTCCCGGATTTAAGGATTACTTTTGTATTCGATCTGTTCCCTACTACAGCAATCTTTTTATATTTCCCTTTTTTCTTAGTACTATAGTAAATGACATAACCTTTTGCACCTTTTTTCTTCTTCCATCTGACTTTGATCTGGCGCCCTGATTTTACAGCTTTTGTTAACGGCAGTTTTCTATTTAGACTCTCTACACCCGGCTTTTTGCTCTGTGCATTATAATGTGGGGTTGAATCAGCCTTTGCTGGATTCCTGCTATATTTAGCAGTAACCGTTATCTCTCCTGTAATCTTATTGAAACTCTTATCCCAGCCTGTAAAGGTATATCCTGCCCTTGCTGGTGCTTTTGGCTCTTTTGCTGCTTCTTCAAATTCTACTTTCTGCTCATTCAGCAGTTTTCCATCCCAGTCCTGGAACTTTACTGTGTATTCATTCTTCTTATACTCTGCTTTGACAACGTTGTCTCCGGTAATCTTGTCAAAACTCTTATCCCAGCCTGTAAAAGTATATCCGGTCCTTGCTGGTGCTTTTGGCTCTTTTGCTGCTTCTTCAAATTCTACTTTCTGCTCATTCAGCAGTTTTCCATCCCAGTCCTGGAACTTTACTGTGTATTCATTCTTCTTATACTCTGCTTTGACAACGTTGTCTCCGGTAATCTTGTCAAAACTCTTATCCCAGCCTGTAAAAGTATATCCGGTCCTTGCTGGTGCTTTTGGCTCTTTTGCTGCTTCTTCAAATCCTACTTTCTGCTCATTCAGCAGTTTTCCGTTCCAATCCTGGAACTTTACTGTATACTCTTCCTTTTCTTTTTGTAAGGTTACTGTTAAATCCTTTTCAACTTGGTTTAACT is a window encoding:
- a CDS encoding InlB B-repeat-containing protein encodes the protein MRRKGAVKAAAWLMSACMLIGSLPAIPGMSRKVSAAETKIEGFATKEQLLTDYSMDGAARKKIGKVTFGQNEEGTAQSWYIAGKDPATEDGLVLFAASPMKKKQAFHNPETDHPYDAAWGCEYGSAPSQVSANHYGGSDIRKVLKNMSSDPAYFTADEQKVMRETAVKTEDQKNGSVYTTKDKMYLAHGEGGSKLISVGTNEEKDVNAELKIDLDQYQNGSSWFWLRSPNSSYDYSALMAQPAGTVTTYDNGVTGRYCLVPALQINLTSVIFASAAPAATSEGSQETKGKDMTLRYDAGEDLGSVEILNHKTAEVKKTAEDRYLVVQNDQGVWRKKAENETTVSAKEVTIDGKALNSFKGCKVWLEKTDATRITKATRPDQTGEKLSEYTVTFKDYDGKVLETQKVKYEEGAKAPTAPTRAGYTFTGWDKDFSKVTGELEVTAQYKKNEYKVTFKDYDGKVLETQTVKYEEAAKTPKTPTRAGYTFTGWDKTFSKITANIIITAQYKKNPEPAKRPTEVHPGINLTKKEILSGKKFRLSVRNRIKGAKVSYKTSNKKIATVDKNGNVKGLKAGRATITTTIRQGGKTYYLKSSITVKGYVKLIKVKKTIKKGKSYKFKAKAYGIKGKLKWSVSKKKIGKISKSGKFKAKKKGKTYVTVKCGKYKAKVCVRVK
- a CDS encoding ABC transporter ATP-binding protein, whose protein sequence is MITIDHITKKFGQDKVAVKDAVWTIPDGAITGFIGPNGAGKTTTFKMVTSVLKPDAGKILINGMDIVKQPVKAKEQFGFVSDTPDNFLRLKGIEYLNFMGDIYEVPVRERTRFITTYANRFGIEQVLGDKILSYSHGMRQKKMIMVALIHSPSVWILDEPMTGLDPQASFELKKMMREHADSGKSVLFSTHVLEVAEKLCDQVVMICKGKIQFQGTLDQLESKFPEDTDLETIFMEMTWQ
- a CDS encoding leucine-rich repeat protein, producing MNLRTTKFWKRFTVCLIAAMLLAGNLSVAIRVQAGEKTEVQLLEKTFKNNVAVQGDLLDQSGKPSGVKWDFDAASGKLTISGKGVPCGFKSEFDGGPVAPWYTYKENIKKIEINSGVEPESMAYWFYGCKNLEESPELPDSVKNMECTFYGCEKLENAPEFPVHLENADGMFRFCTNLKITHKIPASAKKLSALYYNCENLELPKDFQLPKGVEDLQLMFTGCYKLRHLPDGFRIPDHVKYLDGMFWNCIGLKYVPDLPGDAASAEWMFAGCALENLPDDFQLPKGIKNVNGLFIGNDLLKKLPNTFTIPDGVEDAAEMFSGCDSLTKLPKGFHIPASVKKTDNMFKVASGSQKMLLPYKNESLKKYAGWGADGRTVIQYCTVEFKDVNGIEIESVDVNCGESIQTVQIPKAPKGCHWEIPDSLTTISGDISIMAKKEEYTVKFQDWDGRRIDEQKVKYEEAAKEPKAPVRPGYTFTGWDKSFDKITRDITVTAVYKKNPEKTDPIPHVPGVKRPKKKLPLTKAVKSGRLIKVRWKKKKGAKGYVIYYSTKKKGKYKKIAAVGKGLNTKVILKSGKKYYFKARPYTKTKKGKKKYKKYIKARKKELNKAVQVTYKNVSGYEKYEIWMKVGKKKYKKVKSFYHGGTLIYTKQKAKTGKKYKFLLKASDIKNGSNARVIK